GCCGCCCCGGTAGGTGTGCACCGTCCCGGCCAGCAGGGGGTAGGAGGCCGGGTTCTTCAGCCGGGCCACCTGGTAGACGAAGGGAGAGAGCTTGGGCACGGCCTTCAGGGCCGAGCTCGCGGCCGCCTCGATGCGGTCGACCGGGAACCAGTAGGGGCTGCCGTCGGCGCGCACCGTCACCTTCCGGGGGATGGTGAGGATGACCGACTGGCCCTTGTCGGCCAGCTCCGCGCTCGCCGGGCCGGCGCTGCCCGCCGGGCCGCCGGCCTGGAGCTGGTCGCGCTTCTCGGTGGCCTGCACCAGGACCCGCTCCTTGCCCACCTCGTAGCCGTCGACCCAGAGGATCGCGGGCATCGGCGCCCGGGCGCCCAGGCGGGGCTTGGCGGTGGAGAGCACCACCTGGGCGTCCTCCCAGTCCTCGCCCGAGCTCTGGGTCACGACCGCGCCCACGGTGAGCTCGGCCTGGCCCTTGCCGAGGGTCTTGCCCCCCGCGGCCGTGAAGCGCAGGTCGTACTCGGGGCGCCAGGAGGCGCCGCCGACCACGTAGGCCAGGCGCACCACGGGCTTGGCCTCCTTGCCGCAGTCCACCGCCACCGTGGCCTCGAGGGCCTCGGGGGCCTGGCGGGCCTGGAAGTGGTTGAGCCGCCGCTGGAGCAGGTCGCGCTGGCGCTGCTGCTCGCGGATCTTCCGGCCGAGCTCCACCCGGCGCATGGCCCCGTCGAGCTCCTCCTGCTTGAAGCCGTCGAGCACCGAGGCCCAGGTGCGGGTGTCGGCGGCGGTGCCCCGCAGGGCCTCGGCGAAGACCACCCGGAAGTAGTTGGCGTACTGCAGGTTGGTGGTCGCCCGGCTCTGGAGCCGGGAGATCTCCTGCTGGTGCACCTGCACCGCGTCGTCGATCGCCTGGATCTCGGCCTTGAGCTTGGCGACCCGCTCGTCGGCGTCCGCCTCGAGGGCGGTGATCCGGTGCGCCACCCCCAGGGCCTTGGCGCTGCCCGAGGCGGTGGCGCGCAGGGTGCGGGCGTCGAGGTGGGGCACCAGCTCGCCGAACTTCGCGACCGCGTTGCCCCCCTTGCAGGTGACGGTCTGCTTGCGCACGACCATCGCCCGGTCGGCGAAGACCACGACCCGCTCGACCGGAGCCGCGGCCGCCGAGGCCAGGGAGGGGGTGAAGAGGCCCAGCAGGAGGGCCAGGGCGGAGAGCTTCATCTCGTTCATTCGCATCGTTCCGTCCTCCTAGCGCTGGGTGAGCTGCCAGTCCTTCGGACGGCGGATGGAGTAGGTGAAGTCGATCTTCCGGGTCTCACCCGGCTTCAGGGTGAGCTCCCAGCGCAGGCGGCCCTTGGCGTCGGGGCCGTCGCTGACCTCGGGCTTCGAGGAGAGCAGCTTCACCTCGATGTCCTCGTTGTTGGTCTTGGGCAGCACGTCGTAGACGTGCACCGACACCGCGCGCTTCTTGTAGTTGCCCACCTCGATGTGCACGGCGTAGTCCGTGATCTCCTCCTTGGAGACCAGCCCCTCCGTGCGGGTCTTGGGGGCGACGTGGTGCTCGAGGCGGATGTCCTCGTCGGCGCCCAGCGGGAGGGCCAGCTCGCCGCCGGGGCCCGTGGTGTCGAGCGAGCCCTCACCGGCGAAGTCCCCGTCCACGAAGATGCTCATCTTCCCGGCGAGGATCGGCTGCTTGGTGGCGTTCTTCACCTTGGCGGTGAGGTAGGCGGTCTTCTGGATGGCCGGGGTCGCCTCGTAGAGGAGCTCCGCCTTCCAGGTGGCCATCGAGAGGGGCACCTTCAGCTTCTCGGGCCCGCTCTCCACCGAGGCGGTGGTGGGCGCCGGGAAGACGTAGTCGAAGCCGCCGGCCACCATCGCCGGCAGGGTGCGATCCCCGAAGGTGGGGCGCCGCCAGGCGTTGGGATCGTAGAGGGCCAGGCTGCTGCTCGAGGCGCCGGGGCCGCGGGCGAGGCTGCTGCGGGAGCTCAGGGAGACCGACTCGGCCTCGGCCAGCTCCCCGGCCACCTCGTAGTCGTCGAAGGCCATCGAGGGGGCGGCCGAGGGCCCGGCCTCGGCCTTGCTGCGCTTCGCCTTGTAGGAGGGCCGCGGGGCCGCCTGGGGCCGGCTCGGCGGGGGCGCCGGGGCCTCGGCGGGCATGTTCTGGTAGTAGTCGGGCGCCGGCGCGCCCCGGGAGGCCAGGCCGCCGACGCTGCCGGCGCCGATCCCGTAGCCGTAGCCCGCGCCGCCGGTGGGGGCGGCGGTGGCGATGCTGACCGTGGAGCCGAAGGTGCTGGCGAGGCCGGTGGGGCCGCTGGAGGCCAGGGTCCGCAGCTGGTTCAGGCGGGCGGCGAGCACCTCCCGCTCGACCCGGCGGTCGATGATGGCGCTGCTCGGCCGGGCCGGGGGCACCCGCAGGGCCACCGGGCGCGGCAGGGGCTGCTCCGGGCGAGGCTGCGGGATCATCTCGCGGTGCTCGCCGAGGGTCCAGGTGAGCAGCTCGGGGACCGCCAGGGTCTGGCCCGGGATGGCGGTCGAGAGGAAGAGATCGACCTCCGACCAGCTCTCGCCGGTGGTCTGCTGGACCAGCCCGGCGTAGGCCAGCTTCACGTTCCCCTCCTGGGGCGAGAAGTGGAGCTCGTAGGTCGGCCACCAGGCCGCCCCGGGCACGTCGTAGCTCAGGGTCAGGGTGGCCGAGGCCTTCGACCCGCTCTCGAGGATCGCCAGCACCTTCAGCCGCCGCAGGGAGGCCGCGCCCAGATCGTGCCGGCCGATCTCGGTCTGCACCTCCTGGATCTTCTTCGTCAGCTCCCGTCGCGCCGCCTCCTCCTTGCGCAGCTCCGCGTGGATCGCGTCCCGGCGGGCGTCGAGGAAGTCGAGGGAGGACTTCCAGACCGCCGGCTTCACCGTCGGGGCGGGCTTGCCCACCCGCTCGCTCTCCGGCACCGGCAGGGCCGGACCGACCGAGCCGAGGTAGGAGAGCTCCCGGTTCAGGGAGGTGACCCGGGCGTCGAGCTCGGCCTGGGTGTCGGCGAGCTTCTCCAGCTTCGAGAGCAGCGCCTCGACCTCGGGCAGGGTCATCCTCGCCTCCTCCACCGGCCGCGTCTCGACCCGGATCACCTTGCCGGCCGTGACGTCCACCCGCACCGAGGAGATCATCGCCGCGCCGGGGATGTCCGGAA
The DNA window shown above is from Deltaproteobacteria bacterium and carries:
- a CDS encoding mucoidy inhibitor MuiA family protein — protein: MRMNEMKLSALALLLGLFTPSLASAAAAPVERVVVFADRAMVVRKQTVTCKGGNAVAKFGELVPHLDARTLRATASGSAKALGVAHRITALEADADERVAKLKAEIQAIDDAVQVHQQEISRLQSRATTNLQYANYFRVVFAEALRGTAADTRTWASVLDGFKQEELDGAMRRVELGRKIREQQRQRDLLQRRLNHFQARQAPEALEATVAVDCGKEAKPVVRLAYVVGGASWRPEYDLRFTAAGGKTLGKGQAELTVGAVVTQSSGEDWEDAQVVLSTAKPRLGARAPMPAILWVDGYEVGKERVLVQATEKRDQLQAGGPAGSAGPASAELADKGQSVILTIPRKVTVRADGSPYWFPVDRIEAAASSALKAVPKLSPFVYQVARLKNPASYPLLAGTVHTYRGGSYVGDTDLEYRGAGEPIEVSLGLDERLRLERIDVRERDKSPGFLGSTRKLERIYRVEIESQAKEALPVEIHERIPVSKEEAIQVILDAKKTTAGYELDEHRGFINWTPTVKPGKKASVELHYEIKLPEDWKVSG
- a CDS encoding mucoidy inhibitor MuiA family protein, whose protein sequence is MHLLPLLLVAASVPAVSAGPELEASARSLDAPVSAVTVFSDRARVQRRASLSLPAGTSIVALPDIPGAAMISSVRVDVTAGKVIRVETRPVEEARMTLPEVEALLSKLEKLADTQAELDARVTSLNRELSYLGSVGPALPVPESERVGKPAPTVKPAVWKSSLDFLDARRDAIHAELRKEEAARRELTKKIQEVQTEIGRHDLGAASLRRLKVLAILESGSKASATLTLSYDVPGAAWWPTYELHFSPQEGNVKLAYAGLVQQTTGESWSEVDLFLSTAIPGQTLAVPELLTWTLGEHREMIPQPRPEQPLPRPVALRVPPARPSSAIIDRRVEREVLAARLNQLRTLASSGPTGLASTFGSTVSIATAAPTGGAGYGYGIGAGSVGGLASRGAPAPDYYQNMPAEAPAPPPSRPQAAPRPSYKAKRSKAEAGPSAAPSMAFDDYEVAGELAEAESVSLSSRSSLARGPGASSSSLALYDPNAWRRPTFGDRTLPAMVAGGFDYVFPAPTTASVESGPEKLKVPLSMATWKAELLYEATPAIQKTAYLTAKVKNATKQPILAGKMSIFVDGDFAGEGSLDTTGPGGELALPLGADEDIRLEHHVAPKTRTEGLVSKEEITDYAVHIEVGNYKKRAVSVHVYDVLPKTNNEDIEVKLLSSKPEVSDGPDAKGRLRWELTLKPGETRKIDFTYSIRRPKDWQLTQR